Proteins found in one Pseudomonas mosselii genomic segment:
- a CDS encoding phosphoglycerate kinase, giving the protein MTVLKMTDLDLQGKRVLIREDLNVPVKDGVVASDARILAALPTIKLALEKGAAVMVCSHLGRPTEGEFSAENSLKPVADYLSKALGRDVPLVADYLDGVQVQAGDLVLFENVRFNKGEKKNADELAQKYAALCDVFVMDAFGTAHRAEGSTHGVAKFAKVAAAGPLLAAELDALGKALKAPAKPMAAIVAGSKVSTKLDVLNSLSAVCDQLIVGGGIANTFLAAAGHPVGKSLYEPDLVETAKAIAAKVSVPLPVDVVVAKEFAESAEATVKAIADVAADDMILDIGPKTAEQFAELLKTSKTILWNGPVGVFEFDQFGNGTQVLAKAIADSAAFSIAGGGDTLAAIDKYGVGADISYISTGGGAFLEFVEGKVLPAVAILEERAKA; this is encoded by the coding sequence ATGACCGTGTTGAAGATGACCGACCTCGACCTGCAAGGTAAGCGCGTACTGATTCGCGAAGACCTCAACGTCCCTGTGAAGGACGGTGTGGTAGCCAGCGACGCGCGTATCCTGGCAGCGCTGCCGACCATCAAGCTGGCCCTGGAGAAGGGCGCGGCGGTGATGGTCTGCTCGCACCTGGGCCGCCCGACCGAAGGTGAGTTCTCCGCCGAGAACAGCCTCAAGCCGGTTGCCGATTACCTGAGCAAGGCCCTGGGCCGCGACGTGCCGCTGGTCGCCGATTACCTCGACGGCGTTCAGGTGCAGGCCGGTGACCTGGTGCTGTTCGAAAACGTGCGCTTCAACAAGGGCGAGAAGAAGAACGCCGACGAGCTGGCGCAGAAATACGCCGCCCTGTGCGACGTGTTCGTGATGGACGCCTTCGGTACCGCCCACCGCGCCGAGGGTTCCACCCATGGCGTCGCCAAGTTCGCCAAGGTCGCCGCCGCAGGCCCCCTGCTGGCCGCCGAGCTGGATGCCCTGGGCAAGGCCCTGAAAGCTCCGGCCAAGCCGATGGCTGCCATCGTCGCCGGTTCCAAGGTGTCGACCAAGCTGGACGTGCTGAACAGCCTGAGCGCGGTCTGCGACCAGCTGATCGTCGGTGGCGGCATTGCCAACACCTTCCTTGCCGCCGCCGGTCACCCGGTCGGCAAGTCGCTGTACGAGCCTGACCTGGTCGAGACCGCCAAGGCCATCGCCGCCAAGGTCAGCGTACCGCTGCCAGTGGACGTGGTGGTCGCCAAGGAATTCGCCGAGAGCGCCGAAGCCACCGTCAAGGCGATCGCCGATGTGGCTGCCGACGACATGATCCTGGACATCGGTCCGAAGACCGCCGAGCAGTTCGCCGAATTGCTCAAGACCTCGAAGACTATCCTTTGGAACGGTCCGGTCGGTGTGTTCGAGTTCGACCAGTTCGGCAACGGCACCCAGGTCCTGGCCAAGGCCATCGCCGACAGCGCCGCGTTCTCCATCGCCGGTGGCGGTGACACCCTGGCGGCCATCGACAAGTATGGCGTGGGTGCCGATATCTCCTACATTTCCACCGGTGGCGGCGCGTTCCTCGAGTTCGTCGAGGGCAAGGTCCTGCCTGCCGTGGCAATCCTGGAAGAGCGGGCCAAGGCCTGA
- a CDS encoding MliC family protein: MKVLLAALALAILAGCSLLQPAQTAPADNWTRWVCDSQAEVLWRFADAQQDTVDVRLGGGDQVHRLKAEPGASGALYSDGMLAFHTKGDEGLVYWVATNDLIGRGCKAP, encoded by the coding sequence ATGAAAGTGCTTCTGGCCGCACTGGCCTTGGCGATCCTGGCAGGCTGCTCGCTGCTGCAGCCGGCCCAAACGGCCCCGGCGGACAACTGGACCCGCTGGGTCTGCGACAGCCAGGCCGAAGTGCTGTGGCGCTTCGCCGACGCGCAGCAGGACACAGTCGATGTCCGTCTCGGCGGCGGCGACCAAGTCCATCGGCTCAAGGCCGAGCCGGGTGCCTCCGGCGCGCTGTACAGCGATGGCATGCTGGCCTTCCACACCAAAGGTGACGAAGGCCTGGTGTATTGGGTGGCGACCAACGATCTGATTGGGCGGGGCTGCAAGGCACCGTGA
- the fba gene encoding class II fructose-bisphosphate aldolase (catalyzes the reversible aldol condensation of dihydroxyacetonephosphate and glyceraldehyde 3-phosphate in the Calvin cycle, glycolysis, and/or gluconeogenesis), whose amino-acid sequence MALISMRQMLDHAAEFGYGVPAFNVNNLEQMRAIMEAADATDSPVIVQASAGARKYAGAPFLRHLILAAIEEFPHIPVCMHQDHGTSPDVCQRSIQLGFSSVMMDGSLKEDGKTPSDYDYNVRVTQQTVAFAHACGVSVEGELGCLGSLETGQAGEEDGVGAEGILDHSQMLTDPEEAADFVKKTQVDALAIAIGTSHGAYKFTKPPTGDILAIDRIKEIHKRIPNTHLVMHGSSSVPQEWLKIINEFGGDIKETYGVPVEEIVEGIKYGVRKVNIDTDLRLASTGAIRRYMAAHPSEFDPRKFFAETVKAMRDVCIARYEAFGTAGNASKIKPITLEGMFQRYAKGELAAKIN is encoded by the coding sequence ATGGCACTCATTAGCATGCGCCAGATGCTGGACCACGCCGCCGAGTTCGGCTACGGCGTTCCGGCTTTCAACGTCAACAACCTCGAGCAGATGCGCGCCATCATGGAAGCCGCAGACGCCACCGACTCTCCGGTCATCGTCCAGGCCTCGGCCGGCGCCCGCAAGTACGCGGGTGCCCCGTTCCTGCGTCACCTGATCCTGGCCGCCATCGAAGAGTTCCCGCACATCCCGGTGTGCATGCACCAGGATCACGGCACCAGCCCAGACGTGTGCCAGCGCTCGATCCAGCTGGGCTTCAGCTCGGTGATGATGGACGGCTCGCTGAAGGAAGACGGCAAGACCCCGTCCGACTACGACTACAACGTCCGCGTCACCCAGCAGACCGTGGCGTTCGCCCACGCCTGCGGTGTGTCGGTGGAAGGTGAGCTGGGCTGCCTGGGCAGCCTGGAAACCGGTCAGGCCGGCGAGGAAGACGGCGTCGGCGCAGAAGGCATTCTGGACCACAGCCAGATGCTGACCGACCCGGAAGAGGCCGCCGACTTCGTCAAGAAGACCCAGGTCGATGCCCTGGCCATCGCCATCGGTACCAGCCACGGCGCCTACAAGTTCACCAAGCCACCCACCGGTGACATCCTGGCGATCGACCGCATCAAGGAAATCCACAAGCGCATCCCCAACACCCACTTGGTGATGCACGGTTCCTCGTCGGTACCGCAGGAATGGCTGAAGATCATCAACGAGTTCGGTGGTGATATCAAAGAGACCTACGGCGTACCGGTCGAGGAAATCGTCGAAGGCATCAAGTACGGCGTGCGCAAGGTCAACATCGATACCGACCTGCGTCTGGCGTCCACCGGTGCCATCCGTCGCTACATGGCTGCGCACCCAAGCGAGTTCGACCCACGCAAGTTCTTCGCCGAGACCGTGAAGGCCATGCGTGACGTGTGCATCGCCCGCTACGAAGCCTTCGGCACCGCCGGCAATGCTTCGAAGATCAAGCCGATCACCCTCGAAGGCATGTTCCAGCGTTATGCCAAAGGTGAACTGGCGGCCAAGATCAACTGA
- a CDS encoding putative bifunctional diguanylate cyclase/phosphodiesterase has product MDGAYSQSPESSSVLLVVDDYPENLISMRALLSRQDWQVLTASSGMEALSTLLEHEVDLVLLDVQMPEMDGFEVARLMRGSQRTRLTPIIFLTANEQSEAAVLKGYASGAVDYLFKPFDPQILKPKVQAQLEQQRNRRMLQRLTRELESARAFNASILENAAEGILVVDESGCIGFANPAVSRLLDTPVDKLQGAHMLDLIQLPCANLWHESDFYQAYLGRQIFRVHDAQLRTLAGQLVPVALSCAPLPAEQKAMVVTVLDMSVVRNLHQQLEYQAVTDPLTGLLNRRGFYQAAESALLRNERSDKAKALMYMDLDGFKRINDLLGHEAGDKVLRWVADQLKECLGSEALLARMGGDEFTALFDGLPYPEQAGRYAEKLLERMSSFQQVDGLEVNLGVSIGIATYPDCGANVEGLLRAADAAMYAAKQAGRQQYRFYDQELNGRARSRLMLEDSVRTAIEQNDFSLVYQPQVAFADGRLRGFEALLRWKHPSVGDVPPGLFIPLLEEARLINRLASWIYRKGAAQRNAWSERFGSQLVLGISLSRAQFTMPGLVDELAQVIDKHQLQPDQLEVEVAETSLMYNIDAAVKQVHRLRELGIRVALDDFGAGDCSLRMLRDLPIDTLKLDRHLVARLPDSAADIALVRSVIGLCAAYDITVIAEGVETQTQAEWLKDAGCAYVQGFLVARPLTASDAGNFPVVFPWAS; this is encoded by the coding sequence ATGGATGGCGCTTATTCACAATCACCGGAAAGCAGCTCGGTGCTGCTGGTCGTAGACGACTACCCGGAAAACCTCATCAGCATGCGGGCCTTGCTGTCCCGCCAGGATTGGCAGGTACTGACCGCCAGTTCAGGGATGGAAGCCCTGAGCACCCTGCTCGAACACGAAGTCGACCTGGTCCTGCTCGACGTGCAGATGCCCGAAATGGACGGCTTCGAGGTGGCCCGCCTGATGCGCGGCAGCCAACGCACGCGGCTAACCCCGATCATCTTCCTCACCGCCAATGAACAGTCCGAGGCGGCGGTGCTCAAAGGCTATGCCAGCGGTGCTGTGGACTACCTGTTCAAACCCTTCGACCCGCAGATTCTCAAGCCCAAGGTCCAGGCCCAGCTGGAGCAGCAGCGCAACCGGCGCATGCTGCAACGCCTGACCCGCGAACTGGAATCGGCGCGGGCCTTCAATGCCTCGATCCTGGAGAACGCCGCCGAGGGCATTCTGGTGGTGGACGAGTCGGGCTGCATCGGCTTCGCCAACCCGGCCGTCTCGCGCCTGCTCGATACCCCGGTGGACAAGTTGCAGGGCGCGCACATGCTGGACCTGATCCAGCTGCCCTGCGCCAACCTGTGGCACGAGTCGGACTTCTACCAGGCCTACCTGGGCCGGCAGATCTTCCGCGTGCACGACGCCCAGCTGCGTACACTCGCAGGCCAGTTGGTGCCGGTGGCGCTGTCCTGCGCGCCGCTGCCCGCCGAACAGAAGGCCATGGTGGTGACGGTGCTGGACATGTCCGTGGTGCGCAACCTGCACCAGCAGCTCGAATACCAGGCGGTCACCGACCCGCTGACCGGGCTGCTCAACCGCCGCGGGTTCTACCAGGCCGCCGAGAGCGCGCTGCTGCGCAACGAGCGCTCGGACAAGGCCAAGGCCTTGATGTACATGGACCTGGATGGCTTCAAGCGGATCAACGACCTGCTCGGCCATGAGGCCGGCGACAAGGTCCTGCGCTGGGTGGCCGATCAGCTCAAGGAGTGCCTGGGCAGCGAGGCGCTGTTGGCCAGGATGGGCGGTGACGAGTTCACCGCGTTGTTCGACGGACTGCCATACCCCGAGCAGGCCGGACGCTATGCCGAGAAGCTGCTGGAGCGGATGTCGAGCTTCCAGCAGGTGGATGGCCTGGAGGTCAACCTGGGGGTGAGCATCGGCATCGCCACCTACCCGGACTGCGGCGCCAACGTGGAAGGCCTGCTGCGGGCGGCCGATGCCGCAATGTATGCGGCCAAGCAGGCCGGGCGCCAGCAGTACCGTTTCTACGACCAGGAACTCAATGGTCGCGCCCGTTCACGACTGATGCTTGAGGACAGCGTGCGCACGGCCATCGAGCAGAACGACTTCAGCCTGGTCTACCAGCCCCAGGTGGCGTTCGCCGACGGTCGGCTGCGCGGCTTCGAGGCGCTGTTGCGTTGGAAGCACCCGAGTGTCGGTGATGTGCCCCCCGGGCTGTTCATTCCCTTGTTGGAAGAGGCGCGGCTGATCAACCGCCTGGCCAGCTGGATCTATCGCAAGGGCGCCGCGCAGCGCAATGCCTGGAGCGAGCGCTTCGGTTCGCAGCTGGTGCTGGGCATCAGCCTGAGCCGCGCCCAGTTCACCATGCCTGGATTGGTCGATGAACTGGCCCAGGTGATCGACAAGCACCAACTGCAGCCCGATCAGCTGGAGGTGGAGGTGGCCGAGACGTCGCTGATGTACAACATCGACGCGGCGGTGAAGCAGGTGCACCGCCTGCGCGAGCTGGGTATTCGCGTGGCACTGGACGACTTCGGTGCCGGCGATTGCTCGTTGCGCATGCTGCGCGACCTGCCCATCGACACCCTCAAACTTGACCGCCACCTGGTTGCGCGGCTACCGGACTCGGCGGCGGACATCGCGCTGGTGCGCAGCGTCATTGGCCTGTGCGCGGCCTACGACATCACGGTGATCGCCGAGGGCGTGGAGACCCAGACCCAGGCCGAATGGCTCAAGGATGCCGGCTGCGCCTACGTGCAGGGGTTCCTGGTCGCCCGTCCGCTGACCGCCAGCGATGCCGGCAACTTCCCGGTGGTTTTCCCATGGGCGTCGTGA
- a CDS encoding M48 metallopeptidase family protein → MTALRYLQAYPPHLQEQVRQMIASDRLGDYLRQRYPERHDVQSDKALYGYAQEIKQQYLRSAPPLDKVLFDNRLDLTHRALGLNTAVSRVQGGKLKAKKEIRVASLFREAAPQFLRMIVVHELAHLRERDHNKAFYQLCQHMEPDYHQLEFDLRVYLTYRELPGNT, encoded by the coding sequence ATGACCGCCTTACGCTACCTGCAAGCCTACCCGCCGCACCTGCAGGAACAGGTGCGCCAGATGATCGCCAGCGATCGCCTGGGCGACTACCTGCGCCAGCGCTACCCCGAGCGCCATGACGTGCAGAGTGACAAGGCACTGTACGGCTATGCCCAGGAAATCAAGCAGCAGTACCTGCGCAGTGCGCCGCCGCTGGACAAGGTGCTGTTCGACAACCGCCTGGACCTCACCCACCGGGCGCTGGGCCTGAACACGGCGGTGTCGAGGGTGCAGGGCGGCAAGCTCAAGGCGAAGAAGGAAATCCGCGTCGCCTCGCTGTTTCGCGAGGCGGCGCCGCAGTTTTTGCGCATGATTGTGGTGCATGAGCTGGCGCACCTGAGAGAACGCGACCACAACAAGGCCTTCTACCAGCTCTGCCAGCACATGGAGCCGGACTACCATCAATTGGAATTCGACCTGCGCGTCTACCTGACCTATCGGGAGCTGCCGGGCAACACCTGA
- a CDS encoding winged helix-turn-helix domain-containing protein encodes MTTEVSKTRSSFYRRLYVAWLIDSQTATSVPALMEATGMPRRTAQDTIAALADLDIVCEFEQQAGARNHAGHYRIRDWGAIDKQWIIQHLRQLREVLGYP; translated from the coding sequence ATGACCACGGAAGTGAGCAAGACCCGCAGCAGCTTCTACCGCCGCCTCTACGTGGCCTGGCTGATCGACAGCCAGACCGCCACCAGCGTGCCGGCGCTGATGGAGGCCACCGGCATGCCACGGCGTACCGCCCAGGACACCATCGCCGCCCTGGCCGACCTGGATATCGTCTGCGAGTTCGAGCAGCAGGCCGGCGCGCGCAACCATGCCGGGCATTACCGCATCCGCGACTGGGGGGCGATCGACAAACAGTGGATCATCCAGCACCTGCGCCAGCTGCGCGAAGTGTTGGGTTATCCCTGA
- a CDS encoding GNAT family N-acetyltransferase, with amino-acid sequence MSIEWICKHHGDLAKEQLYAILQLRTEVFVVEQRCAYQEVDGLDLCGDTLHLMGWDGERLVAYLRLLDPQSQDGEVVIGRVVTSPEARDMKLGHPLLLKGLEAAGHCWPGVSIYLSAQAHLQGFYARHGFEAVGEEYLEDDIPHIGMRKG; translated from the coding sequence ATGTCCATCGAGTGGATCTGCAAGCACCATGGCGACCTTGCCAAGGAACAACTCTACGCCATCCTGCAACTGCGCACCGAAGTGTTCGTGGTCGAGCAGCGTTGTGCCTACCAGGAAGTCGACGGGCTCGACCTGTGTGGCGACACATTGCACCTGATGGGCTGGGACGGTGAGCGGCTGGTGGCGTACCTGCGCTTGCTCGATCCGCAATCGCAGGACGGCGAAGTCGTCATTGGCCGGGTGGTGACGTCCCCCGAGGCGCGCGATATGAAGCTGGGCCACCCACTACTGCTGAAGGGACTGGAAGCTGCCGGCCATTGCTGGCCTGGCGTATCGATCTATCTGTCGGCCCAGGCGCATTTGCAGGGGTTCTACGCTCGCCATGGTTTCGAAGCGGTCGGCGAAGAATACCTCGAGGACGATATTCCGCACATCGGCATGCGTAAAGGCTGA
- a CDS encoding substrate-binding periplasmic protein — protein MRPLLCVLGLLGLLCAGPALAQGKLRLVADSWPPFTDTSMPGGGLATSIVTTALTRAGYAIEFEEVPWARALMGVGEGRYDVLINAWYNDERTLIGQFSGAYLVNRIRLLKREGEAFSYARQSDLYPYTIAVVRDYAYSPEFDSDERLNKVPVRSFSSAVRMLAAGRVNLAVEDEYVARYNLQREPQPVREGVAFVDPPLSENSLHILVSLKHPEHQKIVARFEKAIATMKADGSYDRLLRQHGF, from the coding sequence ATGCGGCCACTGCTTTGCGTTCTTGGTTTACTCGGGCTGTTGTGCGCGGGGCCTGCCCTGGCCCAAGGCAAGCTGCGGCTGGTGGCCGACAGCTGGCCGCCGTTTACCGACACCAGCATGCCCGGTGGCGGCCTGGCCACCAGCATCGTCACCACGGCGCTGACCCGCGCCGGCTACGCCATCGAGTTCGAGGAGGTGCCTTGGGCCAGGGCGCTGATGGGCGTGGGCGAGGGGCGCTACGATGTGCTGATCAACGCTTGGTATAACGACGAGCGAACCCTGATCGGCCAGTTCTCGGGCGCCTACCTGGTCAACCGCATCCGCCTGCTCAAGCGTGAGGGCGAAGCGTTCTCCTATGCACGCCAGTCTGACCTTTATCCCTACACCATCGCCGTGGTGCGCGATTACGCCTACTCCCCAGAATTCGACAGCGACGAGCGCCTGAACAAGGTGCCGGTGCGCAGCTTCTCGTCCGCGGTGCGCATGCTGGCGGCCGGCCGGGTCAACCTGGCAGTGGAGGACGAGTACGTCGCGCGTTACAACCTGCAGCGCGAGCCGCAGCCGGTGCGGGAGGGGGTGGCGTTCGTCGACCCGCCGCTGAGCGAGAACAGTCTGCACATCCTGGTCAGCCTCAAGCACCCGGAGCATCAGAAGATTGTCGCCCGCTTCGAGAAGGCGATCGCCACGATGAAGGCCGACGGCAGCTACGACCGGCTGCTGCGCCAGCATGGGTTCTGA
- the yccS gene encoding YccS family putative transporter — protein MSSSSFRHSLRRLWGQDKFSYAIRVTIALTGSMAWCWYQNEMSLLIPLFLGIIASALAETDDGWQGRLSALLVTLGCFAIAALSVELLFPYPWIFAVALALAAFSLTMLGALGERYGAIASATLILSVYTMIGVDQRGGEVSDFWHEPLLLVAGAAWYGLLSVLWQALFSNQPVQQSLAKLFFELGTYLKLKASLFEPVRTLDVEATRLELAKQNGKVVAALNAAKEIILHRVGNSQPNSKVSRYLKLYFLAQDIHERVSASHYPYNALTDAFFHSDVMFRCQRLLRKQGSSCQELARSIRLRQPFVLASGYPEALEDLNASLEHLRIQSNPAWRGLLRSLRALAANLATLDRLLSAASNPDSLADASDSSLLDRSPRNLKDVWKRLRTQLTPTSLLFRHALRLSLALSVGYGMVHLIHPTQGYWIILTTLFVCQPNYGATRRKLVQRIFGTAIGLTVGWALFDLFPNPIIQSLFAVVAGVVFFVNRTTRYTLATAAITLMVLFCFNQIGDGYGLFLPRLFDTLVGSLIAILAVFLFLPDWQGRRLNKVLANTLACASEYLRQIMQQYAHGKRDDLAYRLARRNAHNADAALSTTLANMLMEPGHFRKEADVGFRFLVLSHTLLSYLSGLGAHRDTVLPTEVHEQLIDGAGRSLASSLDEIANGLAARLPVAIHSDAEEALANALEQMPEELDEHQRLVQTQLALICRQLGPLRTLAGHLIKEGEPA, from the coding sequence ATGTCATCGAGCTCGTTCCGCCATTCATTGCGTCGCCTGTGGGGCCAAGACAAGTTCAGCTACGCCATCCGCGTGACCATCGCACTCACCGGCAGCATGGCCTGGTGCTGGTACCAGAACGAGATGAGCCTGCTCATCCCGCTGTTCCTCGGCATCATCGCCAGTGCCCTGGCCGAAACCGACGATGGCTGGCAGGGCCGGCTCAGCGCCCTGCTGGTGACCCTTGGCTGTTTCGCCATCGCCGCGCTGTCGGTCGAGCTGCTGTTCCCCTACCCCTGGATCTTCGCCGTCGCCCTGGCCCTGGCGGCGTTTTCCCTGACCATGCTCGGGGCCTTGGGCGAACGCTACGGGGCGATCGCCTCGGCCACGCTGATCCTTTCGGTCTACACCATGATCGGCGTCGACCAGCGCGGCGGCGAAGTCAGCGACTTTTGGCACGAGCCGTTGCTGCTGGTCGCGGGCGCGGCCTGGTATGGCCTGCTGTCGGTGCTGTGGCAGGCGCTGTTCTCCAACCAGCCGGTGCAGCAGAGCCTGGCCAAGCTGTTCTTCGAGCTGGGCACCTACCTCAAGCTCAAGGCCAGCCTGTTCGAGCCGGTGCGCACACTCGACGTCGAGGCCACGCGCCTGGAGCTGGCCAAGCAGAATGGCAAGGTTGTGGCGGCGCTCAACGCGGCCAAGGAAATCATCCTGCACCGGGTCGGCAACAGCCAGCCGAACTCCAAGGTCAGCCGCTACCTCAAGCTGTACTTCCTGGCCCAGGACATCCATGAGCGGGTCAGTGCCTCGCACTACCCCTACAACGCGTTGACGGACGCCTTCTTCCACAGCGATGTGATGTTCCGCTGCCAGCGCCTGCTGCGCAAACAGGGTTCTTCCTGCCAGGAGCTGGCCCGCTCGATTCGCCTGCGCCAGCCCTTCGTGCTCGCCAGTGGCTACCCCGAGGCCCTGGAAGACCTCAATGCTTCGCTCGAGCACCTGCGCATCCAGAGCAACCCGGCCTGGCGCGGCCTGCTGCGCTCGCTGCGGGCACTGGCCGCCAACCTGGCCACCCTGGATCGGCTGCTCAGCGCCGCGAGCAACCCGGACAGCCTGGCCGACGCCAGCGACAGCAGCCTGCTCGACCGCTCGCCCCGCAACCTCAAGGATGTGTGGAAACGCTTGCGCACCCAGCTGACGCCGACCTCGCTGCTGTTCCGCCACGCCCTGCGCCTGTCGCTGGCGCTGTCGGTGGGCTATGGCATGGTGCACCTGATCCACCCGACCCAGGGTTACTGGATCATCCTCACCACCCTGTTCGTCTGCCAGCCCAACTATGGCGCGACCCGGCGCAAGCTGGTGCAGCGGATCTTCGGCACCGCCATCGGCCTGACCGTGGGCTGGGCGCTGTTCGACCTGTTCCCCAACCCGATCATCCAGTCGCTGTTCGCGGTGGTCGCCGGGGTGGTTTTCTTCGTCAACCGCACCACCCGCTACACCCTGGCCACGGCGGCGATCACCCTGATGGTGCTGTTCTGCTTCAACCAGATCGGCGATGGCTACGGCCTGTTCCTGCCGCGCCTGTTCGATACCCTGGTGGGCAGCCTGATCGCCATTCTCGCGGTGTTCCTGTTCCTGCCTGACTGGCAGGGCCGGCGGCTGAACAAGGTGCTGGCCAACACCCTGGCCTGCGCCAGCGAATACCTGCGCCAGATCATGCAGCAGTATGCCCATGGCAAGCGCGACGACCTGGCCTACCGCCTGGCCCGGCGCAACGCGCACAACGCCGACGCGGCATTGTCCACCACCTTGGCCAACATGCTGATGGAGCCGGGGCACTTCCGTAAGGAAGCCGATGTCGGCTTCCGCTTCCTGGTGCTGTCACACACCTTGCTCAGCTACCTCTCGGGGCTGGGCGCGCACCGCGACACGGTGCTGCCGACCGAGGTCCACGAGCAGTTGATCGATGGCGCCGGGCGGAGCCTGGCCAGCAGCCTCGACGAAATCGCCAATGGCTTGGCGGCGCGGTTGCCGGTGGCAATCCACAGCGACGCCGAGGAAGCCCTGGCCAACGCGCTGGAGCAGATGCCGGAGGAGCTGGACGAGCATCAGCGGCTGGTACAGACGCAACTGGCGCTGATCTGCCGACAACTGGGACCGTTACGGACACTCGCAGGGCATTTGATCAAGGAAGGCGAACCCGCCTGA
- a CDS encoding BaiN/RdsA family NAD(P)/FAD-dependent oxidoreductase yields the protein MHSTDVIILGAGAAGLMCAQLSARRGRRVLLLDHANKPGKKILMSGGGRCNFTNMYTEPANFLSHNPHFCKSALARYTQWDFIELVCKHGVAYHEKKLGQLFCDNKSSDILDMLLAECDEAGAELRMNTSIERIDKTEGGYTLQTSAGPFACQSLVIATGGLSIPTLGATGFGYQVARQFGHELLPTRAGLVPFTITEPQLKALCTELSGTSLDCVASCNGMSFRENLLFTHRGLSGPAILQISSFWEAGDTVQINLLPDRDALEWLQGQQVERSNSELKTVLGEVFTRKLANLLAEQWFVSKPLKQYTPAELTQIAEKLSAWQVIPAGTEGYRTAEVTLGGVDTREVSSKTMESLKSPGLYFIGEVLDVSGHLGGFNFQWAWASANAAAQFV from the coding sequence GTGCACTCCACCGACGTGATCATCCTCGGCGCCGGCGCCGCCGGCCTGATGTGCGCCCAGCTCAGCGCCCGCCGCGGGCGCCGGGTGCTGCTGCTCGACCACGCCAACAAGCCGGGCAAGAAGATCCTCATGTCCGGCGGCGGGCGTTGCAACTTCACCAACATGTACACCGAGCCCGCCAACTTCCTCTCGCACAACCCGCACTTCTGCAAGTCGGCACTGGCCCGCTACACCCAGTGGGACTTCATCGAGCTGGTATGCAAGCACGGCGTGGCGTACCACGAGAAGAAGCTCGGCCAGCTGTTCTGCGACAACAAGTCCAGCGACATCCTCGACATGCTCCTGGCCGAGTGTGACGAGGCCGGCGCCGAACTGCGCATGAACACCAGCATCGAGCGCATCGACAAGACCGAAGGCGGCTACACCCTGCAGACCAGCGCCGGTCCGTTCGCCTGCCAGTCGCTGGTGATCGCCACCGGCGGCCTGTCGATCCCGACCTTGGGCGCTACCGGCTTTGGCTACCAGGTCGCCCGCCAGTTCGGCCATGAATTGTTGCCGACCCGCGCCGGCCTGGTGCCGTTCACCATCACCGAGCCCCAGCTCAAGGCACTATGCACCGAGTTGTCGGGCACCTCGCTGGACTGCGTCGCGAGCTGCAATGGCATGAGCTTCCGCGAGAATCTGTTGTTCACTCACCGCGGCCTGAGCGGCCCGGCGATCCTGCAGATCTCGTCGTTCTGGGAAGCCGGCGACACGGTGCAGATCAACCTGCTGCCTGATCGCGACGCGTTGGAGTGGCTGCAGGGCCAGCAAGTCGAGCGCTCCAACAGCGAGCTGAAGACAGTGCTGGGCGAGGTGTTCACCCGCAAGCTGGCCAACCTGCTGGCCGAGCAGTGGTTCGTTTCGAAACCCTTGAAACAGTACACGCCGGCAGAATTGACCCAGATCGCCGAGAAACTGTCGGCCTGGCAAGTGATCCCGGCCGGCACCGAGGGCTATCGCACCGCCGAGGTGACCTTGGGCGGAGTCGATACCCGCGAGGTGTCGTCCAAGACCATGGAATCGCTGAAGAGCCCTGGGCTGTACTTCATCGGCGAGGTGCTGGACGTGAGCGGGCACCTGGGTGGTTTCAACTTCCAGTGGGCCTGGGCTTCGGCCAACGCGGCGGCGCAGTTCGTGTAG